A region of Oncorhynchus kisutch isolate 150728-3 linkage group LG29, Okis_V2, whole genome shotgun sequence DNA encodes the following proteins:
- the LOC109873633 gene encoding uncharacterized protein LOC109873633, which yields MEKAKLKERIGLAILEKLKKMCEEEQTTPNKLYPQLPISPPPYEGPQVMAPVLDLTATINYKKPDGAEHGESWQRASESRREEIQILLDATKEMARGIASLSKLEKGVESMRLEEESEEGSELGSWTEPDQAGLRQQQDKEMWNRQRMEELDKELKRGAEEVKILQAAVEKLDQVQHGSSEKEQRKRGPYIHVGPDGDDAENRRSMEGEDGVMSLGVILNEGSKDSDSKYICGLFDGEVWTPKDDAPAYHARSKIRSANMMPLRETPGGETVYKHWAHRDLQTLIDSLPLPEESGCRWVKAFDSFTAADELTIGDMTAVMNRCMGDQECRELMTTGGLWGISSVGTPFDPYRNGTWTAIGRKYPTQPRPEIIDPRRG from the coding sequence ATGGAGAAGGCTAAATTAAAGGAGCGCATAGGATTGGCTATATTGGAGAAACTCAAGAAAATGTGTGAGGAGGAGCAAACCACTCCCAACAAACTGTACCCGCAACTCCCTATTTCACCCCCACCCTACGAAGGTCCGCAGGTAATGGCCCCCGTGCTGGACCTCACGGCTACCATAAATTATAAAAAACCTGATGGTGCTGAACATGGAGAGTCCTGGCAACGAGCCAGTGAGAGCAGAAGGGAAGAAATACAGATACTACTGGATGCTACTAAAGAAATGGCACGAGGTATAGCAAGTCTCAGTAAACTAGAGAAGGGAGTGGAAAGTATGAGATTGGAAGAAGAGAGTGAAGAAGGGAGTGAACTCGGAAGTTGGACAGAGCCTGACCAGGCTGGTCTCAGGCAACAACAAGATAAGGAAATGTGGAACAGACAGAGAATGGAGGAGCTGGACAaggaactgaaaagaggagcagaGGAAGTGAAAATATTGCAAGCTGCTGTAGAGAAGCTGGACCAGGTACAGCACGGAAGCAGTGAGAAGGAACAAAGAAAAAGAGGACCGTATATTCATGTGGGACCGGATGGGGATGATGCTGAAAACAGGAGAAGCATGGAAGGAGAGGACGGGGTGATGAGTCTGGGGGTTATTCTCAATGAAGGGAGTAAAGACAGTGATTCCAAGTACATATGTGGGCTTTTTGATGGGGAGGTGTGGACCCCAAAGGATGACGCACCTGCATACCACGCCAGGAGCAAGATCAGATCCGCTAATATGATGCCACTGAGGGAGACACCAGGTGGGGAGACAGTATACAAACACTGGGCTCACAGAGATCTACAGACACTGATTGACAGTCTGCCACTGCCAGAAGAGTCTGGGTGTAGGTGGGTGAAGGCTTTTGACAGCTTTACTGCAGCAGACGAGTTAACCATTGGAGATATGACGGCTGTAATGAACAGGTGCATGGGAGATCAAGAATGTAGGGAACTCATGACAACAGGTGGATTATGGGGCATATCTTCTGTAGGAACCCCATTTGACCCATATCGGAATGGCACGTGGACTGCCATCGGGAGGAAATACCCCACTCAACCTAGGCCTGAAATCATTGACCCTAGAAGAGGATGA